From the Candidatus Saccharimonadaceae bacterium ML1 genome, one window contains:
- a CDS encoding ImmA/IrrE family metallo-endopeptidase has translation MEKITWLLPKLRVKAAGIPHLQHLTITPGEMFCWNHTACAITYDASARYAEAQLLHEFGHALLNHKQYLRDIELLAMERAAWDQAITLAHEFNVQIHEGYIEETLDTYRDWLHARSLCPHCAATGVQTKRHHYQCLACLHTWRVNDARTCQLRRYRATKNTP, from the coding sequence ATGGAAAAGATTACTTGGCTCTTGCCAAAACTGCGCGTTAAAGCAGCAGGCATACCGCACTTACAACACCTTACCATCACTCCAGGCGAGATGTTTTGCTGGAATCATACTGCTTGTGCTATTACATATGACGCATCGGCTCGATATGCCGAAGCGCAGCTTCTACATGAATTCGGGCACGCACTGCTAAATCATAAGCAATATCTACGAGATATTGAGTTGCTCGCCATGGAACGCGCCGCGTGGGATCAGGCAATCACATTGGCGCACGAATTTAATGTTCAGATACACGAAGGCTATATTGAAGAAACACTTGATACCTACCGCGATTGGCTCCATGCACGATCACTTTGCCCTCACTGCGCTGCAACGGGCGTACAAACCAAACGTCACCACTATCAATGCCTTGCTTGTCTACATACATGGCGCGTTAATGATGCACGCACATGTCAGCTACGACGCTATCGCGCAACGAAAAATACCCCATAG
- a CDS encoding ROK family protein, with amino-acid sequence MIVTIDTGGTKTLVASFANNGRMGDSIKFPTPKEPAQYTAELKRIIRERYTDKKVDVIVIALPGIIRNGTAVWCQNLGWANFSAHTALKNLLPGVPVLIENDANLAGLSETRALRSIPRSSLYVTISTGIGSGICTNGYIDPGLRYSEAGRALVEYKGKVRQWESFASGRAIVRDYKKFARDIKNKRTWRQIAGRMSRGFLAVVPIVQPDVIIIGGSVGTYFERYGEFLSEILTDHLPPHIPCPKIVQAKHPEEAVVYGCYYYGKDYLALAKTAR; translated from the coding sequence ATGATAGTTACGATCGATACCGGTGGGACAAAAACGCTCGTCGCCTCGTTTGCAAACAACGGCAGAATGGGCGACTCGATCAAATTCCCCACGCCAAAAGAACCAGCCCAGTACACCGCAGAGCTAAAACGAATTATACGTGAACGCTACACGGACAAAAAAGTCGACGTTATCGTTATTGCACTGCCAGGAATCATTCGTAATGGCACTGCTGTTTGGTGTCAAAATCTCGGCTGGGCAAACTTTAGCGCGCATACGGCGCTCAAGAACCTTTTACCAGGCGTTCCTGTACTTATTGAGAATGACGCTAATCTCGCCGGACTATCGGAAACGCGCGCACTGCGCAGTATTCCTCGATCATCACTCTACGTTACGATCAGCACCGGTATCGGGAGCGGTATCTGTACGAACGGCTACATAGACCCCGGCTTGCGCTATAGCGAAGCTGGACGAGCGCTTGTCGAATACAAAGGCAAAGTCCGGCAATGGGAGAGCTTCGCTTCGGGGCGCGCCATCGTCCGTGACTACAAAAAATTCGCCCGCGACATTAAAAATAAACGTACATGGCGGCAAATCGCCGGGCGCATGTCGCGCGGATTTTTAGCAGTCGTCCCTATCGTACAGCCCGACGTTATTATTATCGGCGGCAGCGTCGGTACTTACTTTGAACGCTACGGCGAATTTCTGTCCGAAATATTAACCGACCATTTGCCGCCGCACATTCCTTGCCCAAAGATTGTGCAAGCAAAACACCCTGAAGAAGCAGTTGTGTATGGATGTTATTACTATGGAAAAGATTACTTGGCTCTTGCCAAAACTGCGCGTTAA
- a CDS encoding 30S ribosomal protein S1: MAEATITMDDLLSGDGGKQLVAGEMVTGHVLSVRKHEVLIDLGAHGVGFVPRREVGYGRQLAVGDEVAASVVDAELENGYSLLSLRKAAKDRGWEEVQAKMDAGEIIEVTPHDANRGGLLVEYEGVRGFLPVSQLSAEHYPRVGSADKDEILSRLNALVGQTIRVRILDCDRKANKLIFSEKEAIKDGLAERFEKLKVGDTVTGVVTGVVDFGAFVNVDGIEGLIHISEISWERVNNTSDYVKVGQSVEAKIISIDKERLSLSMKQLTKDPWLDEVDKFKKGDKVEGTVTRITPFGAFVQISPAVEALVHVSEIGGGNDVDPEKVFTLNARKGFVILDIDKEGRKVSLTLTDKKKK; this comes from the coding sequence ATGGCAGAAGCCACGATTACAATGGATGACCTTTTGAGCGGCGACGGCGGAAAACAGCTTGTTGCAGGCGAAATGGTTACCGGGCACGTGCTAAGCGTGCGAAAACACGAAGTATTGATTGATTTGGGTGCGCATGGCGTCGGTTTTGTGCCACGTCGCGAAGTTGGTTATGGTCGGCAACTGGCGGTTGGCGATGAAGTTGCGGCAAGTGTCGTTGATGCGGAGCTTGAGAACGGCTATAGTCTTTTGAGTCTGCGTAAAGCAGCGAAAGACCGCGGCTGGGAGGAGGTTCAGGCAAAGATGGACGCTGGCGAGATTATTGAGGTGACGCCGCACGACGCAAACCGTGGCGGTTTGCTGGTAGAATACGAAGGCGTGCGCGGTTTCTTGCCGGTGTCGCAGTTGTCGGCGGAGCATTATCCGCGTGTTGGCAGCGCTGATAAAGATGAAATCTTGTCGCGGTTGAATGCGTTAGTTGGACAAACGATTCGAGTTCGTATCCTAGATTGTGACCGCAAAGCAAATAAGCTAATTTTCTCGGAAAAAGAGGCGATCAAGGACGGTCTAGCGGAGCGGTTTGAGAAACTCAAAGTTGGCGATACGGTCACGGGCGTGGTCACGGGCGTGGTTGATTTTGGTGCATTTGTGAATGTTGATGGCATTGAAGGCTTGATTCACATTTCGGAAATCAGCTGGGAGCGCGTTAATAATACGTCTGACTATGTGAAAGTCGGACAAAGCGTTGAGGCGAAGATTATTTCGATTGACAAAGAGCGCTTGAGTTTAAGTATGAAGCAACTGACGAAAGACCCGTGGCTTGATGAAGTCGATAAATTCAAGAAAGGCGATAAAGTTGAGGGTACGGTTACGCGCATTACGCCGTTTGGGGCATTTGTGCAGATTAGTCCGGCAGTTGAGGCGCTGGTTCATGTCTCGGAGATCGGCGGTGGTAATGATGTTGACCCGGAGAAGGTGTTTACGCTCAATGCGCGCAAAGGGTTTGTCATTTTGGATATCGACAAAGAAGGCCGCAAAGTTAGCTTGACGCTGACTGATAAGAAAAAGAAATAG
- a CDS encoding Translation initiation factor IF-2, translated as MSKSEKILMIADSITVGELAETLNLPVAQLVGELFKNGIVATINQRIDFETAEIIVDELKLDVELRRKKVDSSPVQRLHRPSANASVRPPIVAVMGHVDHGKTTLLDAILDTKVVEGEAGGITQHISAYQTRRNDRTITLLDTPGHEAFAALRQHGAALTDVVIIVVAADDGVMPQTVEAIKFARSANAKIVVAINKIDKEGANVDRVKAQLASEYQLNPEEWGGDTIMVPVSAKTGENLDKLLDMVLLVADMEELKADADVPAEGLVIEAHMEKGRGSVVNLLIEQGQLKPGHFLVAGTSYGKVRTLLNYRGETIKSAGPSTPVTVTGFKELPQFGDIFTVVKNEKTARLAVERAKVEAEKQAASTNVTGADLLKMMTRKHDSQEFNVVVKADVQGSLTSVMDSLRLVDTGDAIDLRVIGSGVGNINESDIRLANSSQAIVYGFNVDLPPAVKRLAMRDRVQVRLFKVIYELLDDARQSMEQMLEPDVVETEIGVLDVKGVFRTMRDEVICGGMVAKGKVVAHTLARVKRGGKQIAEVEVMSVQRQQQEAKEVFEGEMCGLSIRTHKKLQLEIGDTLELFTRELVKRTL; from the coding sequence ATGAGCAAATCCGAAAAAATATTGATGATTGCTGATTCAATTACCGTAGGAGAGCTCGCTGAAACGCTCAATTTGCCAGTTGCGCAGCTCGTCGGTGAATTATTCAAGAATGGTATCGTGGCGACGATCAATCAGCGCATTGATTTTGAGACGGCAGAAATTATCGTTGACGAGTTAAAGCTGGATGTTGAGCTGCGGCGTAAAAAAGTTGATTCGTCGCCCGTGCAGCGGTTGCATAGACCATCGGCAAATGCGTCGGTACGCCCGCCGATCGTTGCCGTAATGGGGCACGTTGATCACGGCAAGACGACGTTACTTGACGCAATTCTTGATACGAAAGTAGTTGAAGGTGAAGCAGGCGGTATTACGCAGCATATTAGCGCATACCAGACGCGGCGGAATGACCGTACGATTACTCTACTTGACACGCCAGGACATGAAGCGTTTGCAGCGCTCCGCCAACACGGCGCGGCACTTACAGATGTCGTAATTATCGTAGTGGCGGCAGATGACGGCGTGATGCCGCAGACGGTTGAAGCGATTAAATTTGCCCGTAGCGCCAATGCGAAAATCGTTGTTGCAATCAACAAGATCGACAAAGAGGGCGCGAATGTTGATCGCGTGAAAGCGCAGTTGGCAAGTGAATACCAGCTCAATCCGGAGGAATGGGGCGGCGATACAATCATGGTGCCGGTAAGCGCAAAAACGGGCGAAAATCTTGATAAACTTCTTGACATGGTGCTGCTTGTGGCTGATATGGAGGAATTGAAAGCCGACGCTGATGTGCCGGCGGAGGGTTTGGTGATTGAGGCGCACATGGAAAAAGGCCGCGGTTCTGTAGTGAATTTGCTCATTGAGCAAGGGCAGCTAAAGCCGGGGCATTTTCTCGTGGCAGGTACGTCGTACGGCAAGGTACGCACACTGCTAAACTACAGGGGGGAAACGATCAAGTCGGCTGGTCCGTCGACGCCGGTCACTGTAACGGGATTCAAAGAACTGCCGCAATTTGGCGATATATTCACTGTAGTGAAGAACGAAAAGACCGCACGCTTAGCAGTGGAGCGCGCTAAGGTTGAAGCCGAAAAGCAAGCTGCCAGCACCAATGTGACGGGTGCTGACCTGTTGAAAATGATGACAAGAAAGCACGATAGCCAAGAGTTTAATGTCGTTGTGAAAGCGGATGTGCAAGGCTCGCTCACCTCGGTGATGGACAGCTTGCGCCTGGTAGATACGGGCGACGCGATTGACTTGCGTGTGATCGGCAGCGGCGTGGGCAATATTAACGAAAGCGATATTCGTTTGGCGAATAGCTCGCAAGCGATCGTGTACGGCTTTAATGTTGATTTACCGCCGGCAGTGAAGCGCCTTGCGATGCGCGATCGTGTGCAGGTGCGCTTGTTTAAAGTTATTTATGAGCTGCTAGACGACGCGCGCCAAAGTATGGAGCAAATGCTTGAACCAGATGTTGTTGAGACGGAAATTGGCGTACTTGATGTGAAGGGCGTATTTCGTACGATGCGCGACGAAGTGATTTGCGGCGGCATGGTAGCAAAAGGCAAGGTTGTGGCGCACACGTTGGCGCGCGTTAAGCGCGGCGGCAAGCAAATCGCCGAAGTTGAAGTGATGTCAGTGCAGCGCCAGCAGCAAGAGGCAAAAGAAGTGTTTGAGGGCGAGATGTGCGGGCTTAGCATACGCACGCACAAAAAACTTCAACTGGAGATCGGCGATACGCTGGAACTATTTACGCGCGAGTTGGTGAAACGGACGTTGTAG
- the fmt gene encoding Methionyl-tRNA formyltransferase, translated as MIRMSKITTTSGTKQPLIFFGTEDFSLYSLRALIENGFNVAAIVTKPDTPRGRHRVLTAPAVKVYAAEHNIPVWQPTKLKNIINDIKLIKNPAGVLVSYGKIIPQSVINLFTPGIINVHPSLLPKYRGPSPIESAIANRDKTTGVTLMQLTKDMDAGPIYYQTRHSLDQSETRPELYKTLGQLGAAALAAKLPDILSGALQPAPQDDANATYCQLLSRSDTDLDLTALTAVQTEARIRAHLGFPRSRVTIGSYKLIVTKAHTIMNAKTPLDLPCANGAFLSIDELIAPSGKAMSAGEFLRGYLIRPKTK; from the coding sequence ATGATACGCATGTCAAAGATAACCACGACCTCTGGGACTAAGCAGCCGCTTATCTTTTTCGGGACTGAAGATTTCAGCTTATACAGTTTGCGTGCGCTCATCGAAAACGGATTTAATGTTGCTGCCATCGTCACCAAACCAGACACGCCGCGTGGGCGCCATCGCGTACTCACTGCACCCGCCGTCAAAGTTTACGCCGCAGAGCATAATATACCCGTATGGCAACCGACTAAACTCAAAAATATCATAAATGATATAAAATTAATAAAAAATCCTGCCGGCGTGCTTGTCAGTTACGGAAAAATTATTCCGCAAAGTGTTATTAATTTATTCACTCCTGGCATCATCAACGTTCATCCTTCTCTCCTACCAAAGTACCGCGGTCCATCACCAATTGAGTCCGCTATCGCCAATCGCGACAAAACCACAGGCGTGACGCTTATGCAGCTTACGAAAGACATGGACGCCGGACCAATTTATTATCAAACACGCCACAGTCTGGACCAATCCGAGACTCGTCCTGAGTTATACAAGACGCTCGGCCAACTCGGTGCAGCGGCTCTCGCTGCGAAACTACCTGATATTTTGAGCGGCGCGCTTCAGCCAGCACCTCAAGACGACGCCAACGCCACCTACTGCCAGCTGCTAAGCCGCAGTGACACCGACCTTGATCTAACCGCGCTTACCGCTGTCCAGACCGAGGCGCGCATTCGCGCCCATCTCGGGTTTCCGCGTTCGCGCGTCACCATCGGCTCATATAAACTCATCGTCACCAAAGCGCACACTATTATGAATGCAAAAACGCCTCTTGATTTACCATGTGCAAACGGCGCATTTTTATCAATCGACGAGCTTATTGCCCCTAGCGGCAAGGCTATGTCTGCTGGCGAATTCTTGCGCGGCTATTTAATTCGACCAAAAACTAAATAA
- the def gene encoding peptide deformylase, producing MKKESIITLPNPHLRQKSQKVHVITEEVRQLVKDMTDASIDWEASRPHEISAALAAVQIDRLHRVIIVRNDFENKENQEFIALINPEIVKYEGELVEDYEGCLSVRDFYGKVPRYSRVRVKAMNVDGDEIRIKAEGFLARVIQHEIDHCNGIVFVDHIRDKTDAFYRLNDKGELDPLDYDTHVKDNHDLWD from the coding sequence GTGAAGAAAGAATCTATTATTACTCTACCAAATCCCCATCTGCGCCAAAAGTCGCAGAAAGTTCACGTCATCACCGAAGAAGTTCGCCAGCTCGTTAAGGATATGACTGACGCAAGTATTGACTGGGAAGCGTCGCGTCCGCACGAAATCAGCGCCGCGCTCGCCGCCGTGCAAATTGACCGGCTTCACCGCGTCATTATCGTGCGCAACGATTTTGAAAACAAAGAAAACCAAGAATTTATCGCTCTCATTAATCCAGAAATTGTAAAATACGAAGGCGAGCTTGTTGAAGATTACGAGGGCTGCCTTAGCGTGCGCGATTTTTACGGCAAGGTACCGCGCTATAGCCGTGTCCGCGTCAAAGCGATGAATGTCGACGGCGACGAAATTCGCATCAAAGCCGAAGGATTTTTAGCACGCGTCATTCAGCATGAAATCGACCACTGCAATGGTATCGTATTTGTCGACCACATCCGCGATAAAACCGATGCATTTTACCGGCTAAATGACAAGGGCGAGCTTGATCCGCTCGACTATGATACGCATGTCAAAGATAACCACGACCTCTGGGACTAA
- the priA gene encoding primosomal protein N', with translation MQGIIPCMHYYDVAPIKIVRAGSDYFTYCSEQVLQIGQLVTIPVGKLLLTGVVIKHTRKPAYDTRAVTSALDIPPLPNPLLKTALWMARYYAAPLATTLQTILPRGLAKKRRAAAYSRQTISRNRTHYLLNKDQQAAVDALTQRTNGTALLHGVTGSGKTAVYITYAKHIMAQQKSVIILVPEIALTSQLIAEFEQHFSDILLTHSQQTESARHQIWLNALQSTIPRIAVGPRSALFLPLTHIGAIIIDEAHEPSFKQDQSPRYSALRVAATLGAHHGAPVIQGSATPLINEYYLATHTNSSIITLPRRAQAAPPPHVDIINMTSKTNFVQHRFLSDSLLARITVSLEHKQQILLFHNRRGSASTTLCTNCGWSAICPRCFVPFTLHIDKHILQCHICGNTAPVPTSCPDCHETDIVHKGIGTKLIELEIRKLFPHATVARFDGDTAAAHTLEKRYQELYDGTIDIIIGTQVVAKGLDLPHLGTVGVIQADAGLALPDFMARERTFQLLSQVVGRVGRTNQQTNVVIQSYQPHDETIRTGAAQDYAAFYTTELARRRKSHFPPFTYLLKLTCIYKTEKAAINNAQILAKKLRTDYPNLYIFGPTPAFYERQRDTYRWQIVVKSPTRTTLLNIIAQLPPTRWQYDIDPMNLL, from the coding sequence ATGCAAGGTATAATACCATGTATGCACTATTACGACGTCGCACCGATCAAGATTGTTCGCGCTGGCAGCGATTACTTTACCTACTGCAGCGAACAAGTTCTACAAATTGGACAACTCGTGACAATCCCAGTCGGCAAATTACTGCTAACTGGCGTCGTTATAAAACACACGCGAAAACCAGCATACGATACGCGTGCTGTTACATCTGCGCTTGATATCCCGCCGCTGCCAAATCCATTGCTCAAAACTGCTCTATGGATGGCTCGCTACTACGCCGCACCCCTTGCGACCACATTGCAGACAATTTTGCCGCGCGGCCTCGCAAAAAAGCGACGCGCAGCAGCATATTCCCGCCAAACGATTTCGCGGAATCGAACACATTATTTACTCAACAAAGACCAGCAAGCCGCCGTTGATGCGCTCACGCAGCGTACAAATGGAACAGCCTTGCTGCACGGCGTTACCGGCAGCGGCAAAACCGCTGTTTACATCACCTATGCCAAGCATATTATGGCGCAGCAAAAATCCGTCATTATCCTTGTACCAGAAATCGCCCTCACTTCGCAGCTTATCGCAGAGTTTGAACAGCATTTTTCCGACATCTTACTAACCCATTCGCAGCAAACCGAGTCTGCGCGCCATCAGATTTGGCTCAATGCCCTTCAAAGCACCATTCCGCGTATCGCCGTTGGTCCGCGCTCAGCGCTCTTTCTGCCGCTTACCCACATTGGCGCTATCATTATTGACGAAGCGCACGAACCAAGTTTCAAGCAAGATCAATCGCCACGCTATTCGGCTTTGCGCGTCGCCGCCACGCTTGGTGCGCATCATGGCGCGCCCGTTATTCAAGGTTCAGCAACGCCGCTCATCAACGAGTATTACCTTGCCACACACACCAATAGCTCGATCATTACACTCCCTCGCCGTGCACAAGCCGCTCCGCCGCCGCACGTCGACATCATAAATATGACATCAAAAACAAATTTTGTTCAACATCGTTTTTTATCCGACTCGCTCCTCGCCCGCATTACAGTCTCGCTTGAACACAAGCAGCAAATCCTACTTTTTCACAACCGCCGCGGTAGCGCCAGTACGACACTCTGCACTAACTGCGGCTGGTCTGCAATCTGTCCGCGCTGCTTCGTGCCATTCACACTCCATATCGACAAGCACATACTGCAATGCCACATTTGCGGTAACACGGCGCCCGTACCAACTTCTTGCCCTGATTGCCACGAAACTGATATCGTTCATAAAGGCATCGGCACGAAACTTATTGAATTGGAGATTAGGAAATTATTTCCGCACGCAACCGTTGCGCGCTTTGATGGCGATACCGCCGCCGCGCATACGCTTGAAAAGCGTTACCAAGAACTCTACGACGGCACAATTGATATTATTATCGGCACACAAGTCGTCGCTAAAGGGCTTGACCTGCCGCACCTTGGCACCGTCGGCGTTATTCAGGCGGACGCCGGGCTCGCTTTGCCCGATTTCATGGCGCGCGAACGTACCTTTCAACTATTGTCGCAGGTCGTCGGGCGTGTCGGGCGCACCAACCAGCAAACTAATGTTGTCATCCAATCATATCAACCACACGACGAAACAATCCGTACTGGCGCTGCACAGGATTATGCTGCTTTCTATACTACCGAACTTGCTAGGCGACGTAAAAGCCATTTTCCGCCATTCACTTATTTGCTCAAACTCACGTGTATCTACAAAACCGAAAAAGCCGCCATCAATAACGCCCAAATACTTGCTAAAAAACTTCGCACAGATTATCCAAATCTATATATATTTGGTCCAACTCCCGCTTTTTACGAACGGCAACGCGACACCTATCGCTGGCAAATCGTCGTTAAATCGCCAACGCGCACCACCCTGCTCAACATCATCGCACAATTGCCGCCCACGCGCTGGCAGTATGACATCGACCCGATGAATCTGTTATAA